A window of Roseofilum reptotaenium CS-1145 contains these coding sequences:
- the rplX gene encoding 50S ribosomal protein L24 codes for MAKAVKQKSLATKMHVKKGDTVQVIAGKDKGKVGEVLEALPKLSKVVVQNVNIRTKHVKPRQEGESGQIKTFEAPIHSSNVMLYSTKEKVASRVSYTVNEDGKKVRMLKKTGEIID; via the coding sequence ATGGCTAAAGCCGTAAAACAGAAATCACTTGCGACAAAAATGCATGTCAAAAAAGGCGATACCGTGCAAGTGATTGCGGGCAAGGATAAGGGAAAAGTTGGAGAAGTGCTTGAGGCGCTGCCCAAACTCAGTAAAGTCGTGGTTCAAAACGTGAATATTAGAACCAAACACGTTAAACCCAGACAAGAAGGAGAATCGGGACAAATCAAGACCTTTGAAGCTCCCATCCATAGCTCGAATGTAATGCTCTATTCCACCAAAGAAAAAGTAGCCTCTCGTGTCTCCTATACCGTTAATGAAGACGGAAAGAAGGTACGGATGCTCAAAAAAACTGGGGAAATCATTGATTAA
- the rpsH gene encoding 30S ribosomal protein S8, producing the protein MAVNDTIADMLTRLRNANLARHQTTQVPSTKLTRSIAQVLKDEGFISDFENVGEGVKTQLRIALKYKGKNRSPIISKLERVSRPGLRVYKNRKELPRVLGGIGIAIISTSHGIMTDREARRQGIGGEVLCYVW; encoded by the coding sequence ATGGCCGTAAACGACACGATCGCGGATATGCTCACGCGCCTTCGCAATGCGAACTTAGCGCGGCATCAAACCACTCAAGTTCCATCCACTAAACTCACCCGGAGTATTGCCCAAGTCTTAAAAGATGAAGGCTTTATTTCCGATTTTGAGAATGTGGGGGAAGGAGTCAAAACCCAGCTCCGGATTGCCCTCAAATATAAAGGCAAAAACCGAAGCCCAATTATCAGCAAACTCGAACGGGTCAGTCGTCCCGGTCTGAGGGTTTATAAAAATCGCAAGGAACTCCCCCGCGTTTTAGGTGGGATTGGAATTGCCATTATTTCGACCTCCCATGGCATTATGACTGACCGTGAAGCCCGTCGCCAAGGTATTGGTGGTGAAGTGCTTTGCTATGTTTGGTAG
- the rplE gene encoding 50S ribosomal protein L5, whose translation MVQPLKTRYQEKIVPKLMEQFGYTNIHQVPKIEKVTINRGLGEASQNAKSLEASQKELAIITGQKPVVTRAKKAIAGFKIRKGMPIGIMVTLRSDRMYAFLDRLMNLALPRIRDFRGVSPKSFDGRGNYNLGLREQLIFPEIEYDKIDQIRGMDVAITTTAQSDEEGRALLREMGMPFREN comes from the coding sequence ATGGTACAACCCCTTAAAACCCGATATCAAGAAAAAATTGTTCCCAAACTGATGGAGCAATTTGGGTACACGAATATTCATCAAGTACCCAAAATCGAAAAAGTAACCATTAACCGAGGACTTGGAGAAGCATCTCAAAATGCCAAATCTCTAGAAGCCTCCCAAAAGGAATTGGCGATCATTACTGGACAAAAACCGGTAGTGACTCGTGCGAAAAAGGCGATCGCTGGATTCAAAATTCGGAAAGGAATGCCCATTGGCATCATGGTCACCCTACGCAGTGATCGCATGTATGCGTTCCTAGACCGATTAATGAACTTGGCTCTGCCCCGTATTCGGGACTTTCGAGGCGTTAGCCCCAAGAGTTTCGATGGACGCGGGAACTATAATCTCGGTCTGCGGGAGCAGCTCATTTTCCCCGAAATAGAATATGACAAAATTGACCAAATTCGAGGGATGGATGTTGCTATTACTACAACCGCTCAATCCGATGAAGAAGGACGCGCCTTACTGCGGGAAATGGGAATGCCTTTCCGGGAAAACTAA
- the rpsE gene encoding 30S ribosomal protein S5: MEEKEKKGKSRKANRNREKESEWQERVVQIRRVTKVVKGGKKLSFRAIVVVGNERGQVGVGVGKASDVIGAVKKGVADAKKHLITVPLTKSNSLPHPSTGEATGARVMMRPAAPGTGVIAGGSVRTVLELAGVQNALAKQLGSNNPLNNARAAVDALSSLRTFADVAQERGIEIEKLYV, encoded by the coding sequence ATGGAAGAAAAAGAAAAGAAAGGCAAATCTCGCAAAGCCAACCGCAATCGGGAAAAAGAAAGTGAATGGCAAGAGCGGGTGGTGCAAATCCGCCGGGTGACCAAGGTGGTCAAAGGGGGTAAAAAATTAAGCTTCCGGGCGATCGTTGTTGTCGGCAATGAGCGCGGGCAAGTCGGTGTAGGTGTGGGTAAAGCTAGCGATGTCATCGGAGCGGTGAAAAAAGGAGTCGCTGATGCCAAAAAACACCTGATTACCGTACCCCTAACCAAATCGAACTCCTTACCCCATCCGTCCACCGGAGAAGCCACCGGCGCTAGAGTAATGATGCGTCCAGCCGCTCCCGGTACTGGGGTAATTGCTGGGGGTTCAGTGCGTACCGTACTAGAACTGGCAGGAGTTCAGAATGCTCTAGCCAAACAACTCGGTTCCAATAACCCCCTCAATAATGCAAGGGCAGCCGTTGATGCCTTGTCTAGCCTCCGTACCTTTGCGGACGTAGCCCAAGAACGGGGCATTGAGATCGAAAAACTTTATGTCTAG
- the rplR gene encoding 50S ribosomal protein L18 — MKRTRQEFRQRRHNRIRKSVSGTTERPRLAVFRSNQHIYAQVIDDTQHHTLAAASTMESEIKSALNAAGRTCEASAQVGKAIAERAINKGVSKVVFDRGGNLYHGRVKALADAAREAGLDF; from the coding sequence ATGAAACGAACCAGACAAGAATTTCGGCAGCGTAGACACAATCGCATTCGCAAGTCAGTCAGCGGAACGACTGAGCGTCCCCGGTTAGCGGTGTTTCGCTCCAATCAGCATATCTATGCTCAGGTCATTGATGATACCCAACATCATACCCTGGCGGCAGCTTCCACAATGGAATCAGAAATCAAATCTGCATTGAATGCTGCGGGTAGGACTTGTGAAGCGTCTGCCCAAGTGGGTAAGGCGATCGCCGAACGAGCCATCAATAAAGGGGTTTCCAAAGTGGTGTTCGACCGAGGTGGAAATTTGTACCATGGCCGCGTTAAAGCCTTAGCCGATGCGGCCCGTGAAGCTGGATTAGACTTTTAG
- the rplF gene encoding 50S ribosomal protein L6, whose amino-acid sequence MSRIGKRPINIPDKVTVTLNGQQVSVKGPKGQLERILPSEVTIEQDNNTLIVKRRNDSRKCRAAHGLCRTLVFNMVEGVSKGFEKRLELQGVGYRAQAKGKALTLNVGYSKPVDVDPPDGINFAVVDNTGKAVNQGTFVVISGIDKEVVGNTAAKIRDVRPPEVYKGKGIRYQGEIVRRKAGKAGKK is encoded by the coding sequence ATGTCTCGAATTGGTAAACGTCCTATTAATATTCCTGACAAAGTAACGGTTACCCTTAATGGTCAACAAGTCTCTGTCAAAGGGCCAAAAGGACAGCTAGAGCGCATCTTGCCTTCAGAAGTCACGATTGAACAAGACAACAATACCTTAATTGTGAAACGGCGCAATGACTCCCGTAAATGTCGGGCGGCTCATGGTTTATGCCGTACCCTCGTCTTCAATATGGTGGAAGGGGTATCCAAGGGCTTTGAAAAACGCCTGGAACTGCAAGGGGTAGGCTATCGGGCCCAAGCCAAGGGCAAAGCCTTAACCTTAAATGTGGGATATAGCAAACCCGTAGATGTTGACCCTCCAGACGGGATCAATTTTGCTGTGGTCGATAATACCGGCAAAGCAGTTAATCAAGGCACTTTTGTGGTGATTAGCGGCATCGATAAAGAAGTGGTGGGCAATACTGCCGCCAAAATTCGCGATGTTCGTCCTCCCGAAGTCTATAAGGGTAAAGGCATTCGCTATCAGGGCGAAATCGTCAGACGTAAAGCGGGTAAGGCAGGTAAGAAATAA